The DNA window TTTCATAATCACCATGGCTCCCCCATTTAGCTTGCATTACATCCCCCTGGCTTGCACGTGTAGGTTGACCTGTACTTGGTCCACCGCGCATCACGTTAACTATAACTATTGGTGCTTCAGTCATAAAAGCTAAGCCTATATTTTCCATGAATAAACTCATACCAGGACCACTTGTGGCAGTCATAACTTTTGCTCCAGCATATGATGCCCCTATTATTAATGCTATGGAAGAAAGCTCATCTTCCATTTGTATGAATACACCACCTACTTGTGGAAGTCTAGCGGCAAGTCTCTCAGCAATCTCGGTAGAGGGGGTTATCGGATAACCGGCAAAAACTCTACAACCAGCAACTATAGCTCCCTCAGCACAAGCCTCATCACCTTGCATGAAGAAAGGTCCATGTAAAAATCGCATTAAAATGACCCCATTTAAGTAATTTTAGGTAATTAGCTATTAAAGATTCCTATTTAACAAAGATAATTCCTTAAAAAATAATTCATAAAAAAGGGGATGAATACTTGAATAAAAACAAAAACTTTGTTTATAACCATGTAAACAAAAAATTATACAATTAGAAAATACGTATTATAAGATTTTAAATTAACATTGAAGAAAGTATGTGTTGTAACTACAAGTTACATAGAGATGTAATGGTGAACGCTCATTATCATTAATGCGGGGGGTGGGATTTGAACCCACGAAGGCCTACGCCAGCGGATCTTGAGTCCGCCGCCTTTAACCTGGCTCGGCAACCCCCGCGCCTCAAGTATGACCGTAGCTTACACTTATTTTATTTTTTAGACTAATATATTTGTTTTAATTGGGAGAAAAGTTATTGTATCCTTTTATTGTTTTTGGTATGTTTTCATTAAATGGGGGTAATATTATACCCTTCTCAGTTATTATGCCAGTCACGTAGCTAGGAGGTGTTATGTCAAATGCATAGTTTAATGCATTTATACCCTTTGGAGCTATACGGTATTTTGACAATACTTTGACAACTTCATCAGCACTTCTCTCCTCTATCTTTATATCATTTATCTTTGATTGTAAGTCGAATGTTGTGGATGGAGCAGCCACGTAAAATGGTATATTGTGAACTTTAGAGAGTACGGCAATGGTGTATGTTCCTATTTTGTTGTATACAGTCCCATCGCTTAATATTCTATCAGCACCTACAAAGACTTTATCTATTTTATTTTTCTGCATTAAGAAGCCTATCATGTTATCTGTTATTAGTGTAAATGGTATCCCCTCAGCTTTTAATTCGAAGGCCGTTATCCTTGCACCCTGAAGCTGAGGTCTTGTTTCAGCAACGAAGACATGTATTTTCTTATTGTTCCTCCATGCTGATCTTATAATTCCGAGGGCAGTACCATAATAAACCGTTGCAAAAGTTCCAGCATTACAATAGGTTAATATATTATCTCCATTGTTGATGAGTTTTTCACCAATTTCACCTATTTTCATGTTTGTTAAAACATCCTCTTCAGCCATCCTTAAAGCTTCATTAACAATATCATTTGCAATTTGGGCAGAATCCTTCCTTACATCTATAACTCTCATAATTCTTTCAACAGCCCAAAAAAGGTTTCTGGCAGTTGGTCTTGAATTTTTTATTTTATTCATGGTTTCATATACTCTGTTTATAAGGATTTGCTTGTCTTCTTTTTCGTTTTGTTTAGCTACCATAGCGAGCGCCATAGCCGCTGCAATCCCTATAGCTGGTGCCCCCCTTATCTTCATACTTTTAATAGCATCCAATATTTCGTCTGCCGTCCTACAATCTATTATCTTAAGTTTTTTTGGAAGTAATGTTTGATCAACTATTTTTACAATGCCATCTTCCCAAGTTATAGTTCTAGGCAACGCCCTCATATACTATTATCCTCCATACAATGTCTGTAATAAGCTCAACAGATTTACATACCTCTTGCGACAAACCCTCATAAAAATCCAGAATTTTAGGTTGAATACCTATCAATAAAACTTTCGCCCCAACAATTTCCTCAAGATAGGTAAATATTATTTCAGGGGAAATAGTGTGTGTCGATACTGTTACTGAATGTAGAAGATCACCCCTTCTAAATAACCCAATAGTTCCAGGTGGCTTTTGCATTTCCACAGCATCAATTATAATTACGTGAGAAGGGGATAGTGTTTCAATCTTACCAAGAAAGTTTTCAGGGATTGCACCGCAATTTAACAATATAACTGAGTTAAGGTCATGTATATCATCGTACTCACTAATTCTCTTGTTCAATAGTTCGATTACCTTTAAACCAGCTGCATCATCTCCTCTCAACTCATTTCCAATGCCCATAATAACTACTTTTCTAAATCCTTCAAGAAATTTATTTATACCCGTAAAGATTTCTTCAGCTTTATTTATATTCCTCATTTTTCATTATATTTATTCGGCCATTGTGATATTTATGGATATTGAAACACCAGTTGCCATTCTGATCAATGATAAAACCGTAATATATGGTAAGGATGCTGAAAATTTATGGAAAATGGGATTTTATGGAGAAATTCGTGAAGAAGTATTAACTTTACTTCCTGTTGAAACTTTATATCTTGTTGAAAATGGGAAAATAAGGGTTTGTTTAGGTAAAGATAAATTCTTGTCCTTTAACGAATTATTGCATTACTTCTTAAAGTACGATCCAGAAGTATGGATAAAATACATAATATATTCGGACCTCCGTAAAAAGGGGTATATAGTGAAAAGTGGATTTGGAGGAATATCTTTTAGAGTGTATGAAAAGGGGGCTGAAGTTGGGAAGAGTCCTGCAAACATTATAGTATACGGGGTTATTGAAGGAAAACCTATAAGTTTAAATGAATTAAAAGAGATCGTATCGACAGCAAAGAGTTTAAAAAAGGAAATGGTGTTAGCAATAGTTAATGGACAATGTGAAGTTGCATACTACAAAGTAAGCGAGGTGTTTACTTGAAAAAAATATTGGCTTATATTAAGATAATTAGACCTGCAAATTCAATAATGATGGGACTTGGTGTAGCGTTTAGTGAGATTATAGCATTGAAATCCCTTCCTTCAATAAAGACATTATTGTATGGTTTTGGCTCAGGATTTTTCTTAACATCAGCATCCATGGTTATTAATGATATTTACGATCGAGAAATTGACCTTATAAATGCTCCAAATAGACCTATCCCAAGCGGGTTAATATCAGTTGAGGAGGCTTGGATTTATGGTGTACTATTAATTTTGGCTGGAATGATCTCAGCATACTTAATAAACACGTATTGCTTTGTGATAGCATTAGTTTCTTCACTCGTATCATTAACGTATAATATGCGCTTTAAAAAGTATGGACTGATAGGGAATTTCATGGTTAGTTTTTGTGTAGCAATGCCCTTCCTTTTTGGGAATTATGCTGTTTTTGGAAAAAGCAGTTTACTGAATATCTTCTCGTTAGCCGCATTTCTTGTAAATACTGGAAGAGAAATAATAAAGGGAATAGCTGATGTTGAAGGTGATGCAAAAAGAGATGTACGATCAATTGCACGTACATATGGGATCAAAACCGCAGTGTCTGTTGCCATCATCTTTTTCATAATTGCAATACCAATAGTGTTTATACCATTCATATACTCATGGGTTTCCTTCAACTACCTATTGATAATTATTTTTCCAGTAATTGGGTTGCTTTACGAGTCGTATAAACTGTTAAGGGAATGCGACGTAGATTCTGCCTTAAAAAGTAAAAAGAGAGTATTGATATACATGTTTTTAGCTTTGATTGCAATACTTGTAGGTGGATACTATGAGTGAGGGGGGCTTTAAGGTTCTTAGGGGATTACGGGATTTACTTCCTGAAGACGTTGAAAAATTGAAATATGTTAGTTCGGTTATAAGGGAGATATTTAAACTATACGGGTATCAAGAGATAATAACTCCTACAATAGAGGCCTTTTCCCTCTTTGAAAAAAAGGCGGGAGAAGAACTTAGACATAGAATGTATAAATTCACTGATTTAGGAGGTAGAGAAGTTGCATTAAGGCCAGAAATGACGCCTTCCGTTGCAAGATTTTACATAAACCACATGCTTTCTCACCAGAAACCCATTAGGTTAGGGTATATAGCAAACTGTTTTAGATATGATGAACCTCAGCATGGTAGGTATAGAGAGTTTTGGCAAGGAGGCTTTGAACTAATAGGCTCCTCTAATCCAGAAGCAGATGTTGAAATATTAAACATTGCAAACACACTTATGAAACGCTTGAAATTTTCAGATTATTATTTAAAACTAAATCATGTTGGGATTATAAAAGGGATTTTAACTTATGAGAAAGTACCGGAAAATATTCAAAATAGGGTATTGGGGCTATTTGATAAAACAAGATATGATGAGGCAATGTACTTGTTAAAGTCGAGCAACGTGACTGATGAATGCTTAAACAACATTAAAGAAGTAATAAGCTTGAGGGGAAGTGATGTAAATCAAATAATTAATAGTGCTGAACAATACATACGTAAGTATCCTCTTGCAATGGAGGCGCTTTCAAACCTAAAGGAAATACTTATTTTGTTAGATAAATCTGAACTAAAAATACCAATACTTTTAGATTTAGGATTTGCGAGAGGACTAGAGTATTACACTGGAATAATTTTTGAGTGC is part of the Candidatus Methanomethylicota archaeon genome and encodes:
- the mtnA gene encoding S-methyl-5-thioribose-1-phosphate isomerase, with amino-acid sequence MRALPRTITWEDGIVKIVDQTLLPKKLKIIDCRTADEILDAIKSMKIRGAPAIGIAAAMALAMVAKQNEKEDKQILINRVYETMNKIKNSRPTARNLFWAVERIMRVIDVRKDSAQIANDIVNEALRMAEEDVLTNMKIGEIGEKLINNGDNILTYCNAGTFATVYYGTALGIIRSAWRNNKKIHVFVAETRPQLQGARITAFELKAEGIPFTLITDNMIGFLMQKNKIDKVFVGADRILSDGTVYNKIGTYTIAVLSKVHNIPFYVAAPSTTFDLQSKINDIKIEERSADEVVKVLSKYRIAPKGINALNYAFDITPPSYVTGIITEKGIILPPFNENIPKTIKGYNNFSPN
- the hisS gene encoding histidine--tRNA ligase; this translates as MSEGGFKVLRGLRDLLPEDVEKLKYVSSVIREIFKLYGYQEIITPTIEAFSLFEKKAGEELRHRMYKFTDLGGREVALRPEMTPSVARFYINHMLSHQKPIRLGYIANCFRYDEPQHGRYREFWQGGFELIGSSNPEADVEILNIANTLMKRLKFSDYYLKLNHVGIIKGILTYEKVPENIQNRVLGLFDKTRYDEAMYLLKSSNVTDECLNNIKEVISLRGSDVNQIINSAEQYIRKYPLAMEALSNLKEILILLDKSELKIPILLDLGFARGLEYYTGIIFECFSSKNNKLALGGGGRYDNLIELFGGPPTPAVGYAPGIDRIILALTEEKIELNIEKHKKVIVISLSREFIHHAIKVASILRESGIPTEVEIMGRDLKKALSYANSRNFDYAIIIGSIEVKEGKITLKDLNKGEQYKVSIEETINMIKTLNNK
- a CDS encoding UbiA family prenyltransferase, with the translated sequence MKKILAYIKIIRPANSIMMGLGVAFSEIIALKSLPSIKTLLYGFGSGFFLTSASMVINDIYDREIDLINAPNRPIPSGLISVEEAWIYGVLLILAGMISAYLINTYCFVIALVSSLVSLTYNMRFKKYGLIGNFMVSFCVAMPFLFGNYAVFGKSSLLNIFSLAAFLVNTGREIIKGIADVEGDAKRDVRSIARTYGIKTAVSVAIIFFIIAIPIVFIPFIYSWVSFNYLLIIIFPVIGLLYESYKLLRECDVDSALKSKKRVLIYMFLALIAILVGGYYE
- the hycI gene encoding hydrogenase maturation peptidase HycI codes for the protein MRNINKAEEIFTGINKFLEGFRKVVIMGIGNELRGDDAAGLKVIELLNKRISEYDDIHDLNSVILLNCGAIPENFLGKIETLSPSHVIIIDAVEMQKPPGTIGLFRRGDLLHSVTVSTHTISPEIIFTYLEEIVGAKVLLIGIQPKILDFYEGLSQEVCKSVELITDIVWRIIVYEGVA
- the endA gene encoding tRNA-intron lyase; the encoded protein is MDIETPVAILINDKTVIYGKDAENLWKMGFYGEIREEVLTLLPVETLYLVENGKIRVCLGKDKFLSFNELLHYFLKYDPEVWIKYIIYSDLRKKGYIVKSGFGGISFRVYEKGAEVGKSPANIIVYGVIEGKPISLNELKEIVSTAKSLKKEMVLAIVNGQCEVAYYKVSEVFT